Proteins encoded within one genomic window of Carassius gibelio isolate Cgi1373 ecotype wild population from Czech Republic chromosome A4, carGib1.2-hapl.c, whole genome shotgun sequence:
- the scyl2 gene encoding SCY1-like protein 2: MESMLNKLKSTVTKVTADMTSAVMGNPVTREFEVGRHIASGGPGMSWRIYNGTKKSTKQEVAVFVFDKKIIDRYQKFEKDQIIDSLKKGVQQLTRLRHPRLLTVQHPLEESRDCLAFCTEPVFASLANVLGQWDNLPSPVPTDIKEYKLYDVETKYGLLQVSEGLSFLHSGVKMVHGNLCPENIILNKSGAWKIMGFDFSISSSNPSDAEPKYVCKEWDPNLSPLCLPNPEYVAPEYILSVSCDAASDMYSLGVLIHAVFNEGKPVFQVNKQDIFKSFSRQLDQLSHLSPGVLSQIPEEVRDHVKMLLNITSNVRPDADQMTKIPFFDDVGAMTLQYFDSLFQRDNLQKSQFYKGLPKVLPKLPKRVIIYRILPALASEFVNPDMVPFVLPNVLLIAEECTKEEYVRLVLPDLTPVFKQQEPVQILLIFLQKMDLLLTKTPPEDIKNSVLPMVYRAVEAPSTQIQELCLNIIPTFANLIEYPSMKNALIPRIKSACLKTSSLAVRVNSLVCLGKILEYLDKWYVIDEILPFLQQIPSRETAVLMGILGIYKCTFTHKKLGIPKEHLAGKSLPHLVSLSIDNNLNLNQFNSFMAVIKEMLNRLEAEHKTKLEQLHAMQEQQRSLNITNHMNQSEETKNTPSPATQVRDIDEIFGGSSGSAGVNGKENGSSSTASQPSRVSLTLEEKQRLAKEQEQAAKLRSQQPLAPQSIKPATTTPQAKDLTNSLLNTMTSVNTLSLNSGTRTMPMQGATISTFPAGPTMGGMGTMGVSNGFNSPMGFQAGGMGMGMRPAAPGLYGGMATTTSTPNFSALTQNQSLNQPNKPTDMSALDSLFTSSKPKVSMNQMAPKTAPGATAPSPWINQFGRGQPSQPAPMQATPMGMAGVQGGFGMQANPFFNPQNFSQPAASSTANTGTMKQSASVNNDLKDLFG; the protein is encoded by the exons ATGGAGTCCATGCTAAACAAGCTAAAGAGCACCGTGACCAAGGTgacggctgacatgaccagtgCTGTCATGGGCAACCCTGTGACGCGGGAGTTTGAGGTGGGCCGACACATCGCCAGCGGGGGTCCAGGGATGAGCTGGAGGATCTACAACGGCACCAAAAAATCCACCAAACAG GAAGTGGCAGTCTTTGTGTTCGATAAGAAGATCATCGATCGCTATCAGAAGTTCGAGAAGGATCAGATCATTGATTCACTGAAGAAAGGAGTTCAACAGCTGACGCGGTTACGACATCCGCGTCTCCTCACAGTTCAGCACCCACTGGAGGAGTCCAG AGACTGTCTGGCGTTCTGCACTGAGCCCGTGTTCGCCAGTCTGGCCAATGTGCTCGGCCAGTGGGACAACCTCCCTAGTCCTGTTCCCACAGACATCAAAGAATACAAACTCTACGACGTTGAGACCAAATACGGCTTACTGCAG GTCTCGGAGGGTTTGTCGTTCCTTCACAGCGGGGTTAAAATGGTTCATGGTAACTTGTGTCCAGAGAACATCATCTTGAATAAGAGCGGAGCCTGGAAGATCATGGGCTTTGACTTCAGCATCTCCTCTAGTAACCCGTCTGACGCTGAG CCCAAGTACGTTTGTAAAGAGTGGGACCCCAATCTCTCGCCTCTCTGCCTCCCGAACCCAGAATACGTGGCTCCTGAGTACATCCTGTCCGTCAGCTGTGACGCGGCTTCTGATATGTACTCGCTGGGCGTCTTGATCCACGCCGTGTTCAATGAAGGCAAACCCGTCTTTCAGGTCAACAAGCAGGACATATTCAAGAGCTTCAGCCGACAACTGGACCAG CTGAGCCATCTAAGTCCAGGAGTATTGAGTCAGATCCCAGAGGAGGTCAGGGATCATGTGAAGATGTTGCTCAACATCACGTCCAACGTGCGTCCAGACGCAGACCAGATGACAAAG ATTCCCTTCTTCGATGATGTTGGAGCGATGACCCTTCAGTACTTCGACTCGCTTTTCCAGCGGGACAACTTACAGAAGTCTCAGTTCTACAAAGGTCTCCCAAAAGTTCTGCCCAAGTTGCCCAAG AGAGTGATAATATATAGAATCCTCCCGGCTCTCGCGTCTGAGTTTGTGAACCCCGACATGGTTCCGTTTGTTCTTCCAAATGTGCTGCTCATCGCTGAAGAGTGCACAAAGGAGGAATACGTCCGCCTCGTTCTCCCAGACCTCACCCCAGTTTTCAAACAGCAGGAGCCAGTACAG ATCCTGCTGATATTTCTACAAAAGATGGACCTACTTTTGACCAAGACGCCTCCTGAAGACATCAAGAACAGTGTTCTGCCCATGGTTTACAGAGCAGTGGAGGCCCCCTCTACTCAAATACAG GAACTTTGTCTAAATATCATTCCCACGTTTGCCAATCTAATCGAGTACCCATCTATGAAGAATGCACTTATCCCTCGTATCAAATCTGCCTGTTTAAAGACATCCTCACTAGCG GTGAGGGTGAACTCTTTGGTGTGCCTAGGCAAGATCCTGGAGTACTTGGATAAATGGTACGTCATTGACGAAATTTTACCGTTCCTGCAACAAATTCCATCCAGGGAGACAGCTGTGCTCATGGGCATTTTGG GCATCTACAAGTGCACTTTCACCCATAAGAAATTGGGCATCCCAAAAGAGCACCTGGCTGGAAAGAGTTTACCACATCTGGTGTCACTTAGTATCGATAACAACCTTAACCTTAACCAG TTTAACTCTTTCATGGCTGTGATCAAGGAAATGTTGAATCGCCTGGAGGCAGAGCATAAGACCAAATTAGAGCAGCTGCACGCTATGCAAGAGCAGCAGAG GAGTTTAAACATTACAAACCACATGAACCAATCAGAAGAGACTAAGAACACACCCAGCCCGGCCACACAAGTCAGAGAT ATCGATGAGATCTTTGGTGGCAGTTCAGGAAGTGCAGGTGTGAATGGTAAAGAGAACGGTTCCTCGTCAACTGCATCACAACCCTCACGA GTGTCTCTCACCTTGGAAGAAAAGCAGCGTTTGGCTAAAGAGCAGGAACAGGCGGCTAAACTAAGAAGCCAGCAGCCACTGGCTCCACAGAGCATCAAACCAGCCACAACGACAccgcag GCGAAGGATCTGACCAACAGTCTTTTGAACACCATGACATCTGTGAACACCCTCTCTTTGAACTCTGGGACCAGGACGATGCCCATGCAGGGCGCCACCATATCTACCTTCCCAGCTGGACCCACTATGGGTGGAATGGGCACTATGGGCGTCAGCAATGGTTTTAACTCGCCCATGGGATTCCAGGCGGGAGGTATGGGAATGGGCATGAGACCCGCTGCCCCTGGCCTTTACGGAGGCATGGCCACAACTACCAGCACTCCCAATTTCAGTGCCCTCACCCAGAACCAGAGCCTAAACCAACCCAATAAGCCCACAGACATGTCAGCCCTAGACTCCCTCTTCACTTCTAGCAAACCTAAAGTCAGTATGAACCAAATGGCCCCTAAAACGGCTCCAGGAGCCACTGCACCTTCCCCATGGATCAATCAGTTTGGTAGAGGACAACCTTCCCAGCCTGCACCCATGCAGGCGACTCCGATGGGGATGGCAGGAGTTCAGGGTGGTTTTGGAATGCAAGCAAACCCGTTCTTCAACCCTCAGAACTTCTCGCAACCTGCGGCCTCTTCAACAGCGAACACTGGGACGATGAAGCAAAGCGCTTCAGTCAACAACGATCTCAAGGACCTCTTTGGGTAA